A single window of Caldimicrobium thiodismutans DNA harbors:
- a CDS encoding phosphatidate cytidylyltransferase, giving the protein MNFNFLKRFLSALILSPLLVLLLLKGSPSLIFSVILFCGLIAWYEWCQLFDFSLFYLVWGGIILTLSFSLTGFFSPFFQISLFFIFTFFPFLFIFNKESFTNLFFPFLIGLIYLYVGFFPFENILSKYPRELLLLFFLIIFTNDTGAYLAGKLFGRHPFFPKISPKKTWEGFWGGILLSLLSGLIFNHFFSLWSIERVIYLVLALSLAGVMGDLFESSVKRTVGKKDSGALIPGHGGLLDRIDGVIFASPVFLFFLEVLGYGNLLRLGL; this is encoded by the coding sequence ATGAATTTTAATTTTTTAAAAAGGTTTCTCTCAGCCCTTATTCTCTCCCCCCTACTTGTTCTTCTTTTACTCAAAGGTAGCCCTTCCCTTATTTTTTCTGTAATTTTATTCTGTGGGCTGATTGCCTGGTATGAATGGTGTCAGCTCTTTGATTTTTCTCTCTTTTATTTGGTATGGGGCGGGATTATCTTAACGCTCTCTTTCTCTTTAACCGGGTTTTTTTCTCCATTTTTTCAAATTAGTCTTTTTTTTATTTTTACCTTTTTCCCTTTTTTATTTATCTTTAATAAAGAAAGTTTTACTAATCTTTTTTTTCCCTTTTTAATAGGGCTAATTTATTTGTATGTGGGTTTTTTTCCTTTTGAAAATATACTCAGTAAATATCCCAGGGAATTGCTTCTTCTTTTTTTTCTTATAATCTTTACCAATGATACAGGAGCCTATTTAGCTGGAAAACTCTTTGGGAGACATCCTTTTTTTCCAAAAATTTCTCCCAAAAAAACCTGGGAGGGTTTTTGGGGAGGTATCCTTTTATCTCTATTATCCGGTCTTATTTTCAATCACTTTTTCTCCCTTTGGTCAATTGAAAGGGTTATTTATCTGGTTTTAGCTCTCTCCTTGGCAGGGGTTATGGGAGATTTGTTTGAATCTTCTGTAAAAAGAACTGTGGGTAAAAAGGATTCAGGAGCCTTGATCCCGGGGCATGGAGGTCTTCTGGATAGAATTGACGGGGTTATCTTTGCATCCCCTGTTTTTCTTTTTTTTCTTGAGGTGTTAGGTTATGGAAATCTCCTTAGATTGGGGCTATGA
- a CDS encoding isoprenyl transferase, giving the protein MNHTSIDDHHLISQVLPRHVAIIMDGNGRWAKRKGLPRIAGHKKGVEVARKIIIKSCELGIPYLSLFAFSKENWQRPREEVETLLALLVEYLNKELPLMMEKEIRFKVIGDKEDFPEVLRKKIDEVEKLTSNNNKMTLVLALSYSGRAEILRAIKKILEKLKEKALKPEEITEESLRNFFYFPELPDPDLLIRTSGELRISNFFLYQIAYTEFYFSEMLWPDFTEEEYLKALKSYQQRERRFGRVYEF; this is encoded by the coding sequence ATGAACCATACTTCCATAGATGATCATCACCTTATTTCACAGGTGTTACCCCGTCATGTAGCTATCATAATGGATGGAAATGGTAGATGGGCTAAACGCAAGGGACTGCCTCGTATTGCAGGCCATAAAAAGGGCGTTGAAGTTGCAAGAAAAATAATTATTAAATCATGTGAGCTTGGGATCCCCTATTTAAGCCTTTTTGCCTTTTCCAAGGAAAACTGGCAACGCCCAAGAGAAGAGGTAGAAACCCTTTTGGCCCTTTTAGTAGAATACTTGAATAAGGAACTTCCCCTTATGATGGAAAAGGAGATTCGCTTTAAAGTCATTGGAGATAAAGAGGATTTTCCAGAGGTTCTTCGGAAAAAGATTGATGAAGTTGAGAAGCTCACCAGTAATAACAATAAGATGACCCTGGTTTTGGCTTTGAGTTATAGCGGAAGAGCGGAGATTTTAAGAGCAATAAAAAAAATCCTTGAAAAGCTTAAAGAGAAAGCCCTTAAACCGGAGGAGATTACAGAGGAGTCCCTAAGAAATTTTTTTTACTTTCCAGAGCTTCCTGATCCAGACTTACTGATCAGGACCAGTGGAGAATTGAGAATCTCTAATTTTTTTCTCTATCAAATAGCCTACACGGAGTTTTATTTTTCTGAAATGCTCTGGCCTGATTTTACAGAAGAAGAATATTTAAAGGCCCTTAAATCCTATCAACAAAGGGAAAGGCGTTTTGGCAGGGTCTATGAATTTTAA
- the frr gene encoding ribosome recycling factor, producing the protein MKEALEDLKKRMQKSVQAFKEELSHIRTSRASVSLLEGIKVDCYGQKLPIPQVASVNVVEGKMLVIQPWDLNLIKDIEKAIQKSDLGINPTSDGKTLKLVIPPLTEERRKELVKVVHKLSEEAKVAIRNLRRDILDKFKTAKKNKEISEDDYTKLEKEVQKIHDEFIKTIDKLSQEKEKEILTL; encoded by the coding sequence ATGAAGGAGGCTTTAGAGGATCTAAAAAAGAGAATGCAAAAAAGTGTTCAGGCCTTTAAGGAAGAGCTTTCTCATATTCGGACATCCCGAGCCTCTGTGAGTCTCCTTGAAGGAATTAAGGTTGATTGTTATGGTCAGAAGCTTCCTATTCCACAGGTTGCCTCAGTTAATGTCGTGGAAGGCAAAATGCTTGTTATTCAGCCCTGGGATCTTAACCTTATTAAGGACATTGAAAAGGCCATTCAGAAATCAGATCTCGGGATTAACCCAACCAGCGACGGAAAGACTCTTAAACTTGTGATACCTCCTCTTACAGAGGAAAGAAGAAAAGAGCTTGTCAAAGTGGTGCACAAACTTTCTGAAGAAGCGAAGGTAGCTATTAGAAATCTTCGCAGAGATATTTTGGATAAGTTTAAGACCGCCAAGAAAAATAAGGAAATCTCAGAGGATGATTACACCAAACTTGAGAAAGAAGTCCAAAAGATTCATGATGAATTTATAAAAACTATTGATAAGCTTTCTCAAGAGAAGGAAAAAGAAATTCTAACCCTTTAG
- the pyrH gene encoding UMP kinase translates to MSESTLKYKRVLLKLSGEALLGQKEFGIDQAFLQKISEELEEVHALGVALSIVIGGGNIFRGVAGEKEGLNRARADYMGMLATLINALALQDVLERRGVTCRTMSALEVKEVAEPYIREKALSHLEKGRILILACGTGNPFFTTDTAATLRALELNCEILMKATKVDGVYDRDPKLHPEAQKFEEITFNEVIQKNLRVMDATAFSLARDNHLPILVFNLFQRGNIKKALFGERVGTIIKN, encoded by the coding sequence AGTGAGAGTACCCTTAAATATAAAAGAGTCCTTTTGAAGTTATCAGGCGAGGCTCTGCTTGGGCAAAAAGAATTTGGTATAGATCAAGCTTTTCTTCAAAAGATATCTGAGGAATTGGAAGAAGTTCATGCTCTTGGGGTTGCGCTCTCTATTGTTATAGGAGGTGGAAATATCTTTAGAGGGGTTGCTGGAGAAAAGGAGGGGCTCAATAGAGCCCGGGCTGATTATATGGGGATGCTGGCTACCCTAATTAATGCCCTTGCCCTTCAGGATGTGCTTGAGAGAAGAGGAGTGACCTGCCGAACGATGTCAGCTCTTGAGGTCAAGGAGGTTGCAGAACCTTATATTCGTGAAAAGGCCCTTAGTCACCTTGAAAAGGGTAGAATTCTTATTCTTGCCTGTGGAACAGGGAATCCCTTTTTTACCACAGATACTGCTGCAACCCTAAGGGCCCTTGAACTTAATTGTGAAATCCTTATGAAAGCAACTAAGGTAGATGGTGTTTATGATAGGGATCCTAAGCTCCATCCTGAGGCTCAAAAATTTGAAGAGATCACCTTTAATGAAGTAATTCAAAAAAATCTCAGGGTTATGGATGCAACAGCCTTTTCCTTAGCCCGTGATAATCATCTTCCTATATTAGTTTTCAATCTTTTTCAAAGAGGCAATATAAAAAAAGCCCTTTTTGGTGAAAGAGTAGGAACAATTATTAAGAATTAA